The following is a genomic window from Streptomyces lincolnensis.
GCTCTGATTGCCAAGGCTGCTCGTAAGCCCAAGTTCGGTGTGCGTGCGTACACCCGCTGCCAGCGCTGCGGCCGTCCGCACTCCGTGTACCGCAAGTTCGGCCTGTGCCGCGTGTGCCTTCGTGAGATGGCTCACCGTGGCGAGCTGCCGGGCGTGACCAAGAGCTCCTGGTAGTCCCGTCTTTTAGGGATTCCCGAAGCTCTCGGTAAGTAAAGGGCTGTGTCAGGTGCCCACCCCTTCATGGCTTAGGCTAGGAGGGTTGGGCGCCTGGACGCCCATACGACTTACTACGCCGTAGGTCCACCGCACCGCACCCGCCTCGTCTCGGATCGAGGAGAGGGATGGGCACCTGGAAACCCCGGCGAGAGAGGCCGAAGGCCAATTCATGACCATGACTGATCCGATCGCAGACATGCTGACGCGTCTGCGGAATGCGAACTCGGCGTACCACGACTCCGTGACGATGCCGGCATCGAAGATCAAGTCTCACATCGCGGAGATCCTCCAGCAGGAGGGCTTCATCACGGGCTGGAAGGTCGAGGACGCCGAAGTCGGCAAGAACCTCGTCCTGGAGCTGAAGTTCGGCCCCAACCGTGAGCGCTCCATCGCGGGCATCAAGCGGATCTCCAAGCCCGGTCTCCGGGTTTACGCGAAGTCCA
Proteins encoded in this region:
- a CDS encoding type Z 30S ribosomal protein S14, which gives rise to MAKKALIAKAARKPKFGVRAYTRCQRCGRPHSVYRKFGLCRVCLREMAHRGELPGVTKSSW
- the rpsH gene encoding 30S ribosomal protein S8, with the protein product MTMTDPIADMLTRLRNANSAYHDSVTMPASKIKSHIAEILQQEGFITGWKVEDAEVGKNLVLELKFGPNRERSIAGIKRISKPGLRVYAKSTSLPKVLGGLGVAIISTSHGLLTDKQAGKKGVGGEVLAYVW